In the genome of Carassius carassius chromosome 47, fCarCar2.1, whole genome shotgun sequence, one region contains:
- the LOC132130928 gene encoding RNA polymerase II elongation factor ELL2-like: protein MMAALCEDGTYGLNCGRKSDRISVLHVKLTESAFKALENYQNCKNAQSSQATIRFQGLQGRIQIPTTDTSNGFHNFEFYLSNFGKDNPQGSFECIHQYISSSGVPHLSSLGTIQDKITVCATNDSYQVTKERVTKAEDDKSKNSTKFIRPGGPFRDKKVQHRKPAPSAPDPVPERKQTTPLNPANTIRKCLTNNPVSQRPYRDRVIHLLALRSYKKLELLGRLQRDGVSQKDRNSLGSTLHQVANLNPKDNSYSLKDFIFREVQRDWPGYTEDERVQVDRILARKLGLNSEPASSSSPTKEPTSPLKRQPEADFIDPLISRKPRISHLSNRGPPSSSGRQSSETEDKKPAPTASCPGPSFHPTPVTGSSSNSPSTPEGGGSQDLPLDQSSICGNSSESYAPRSHIPSPPSQPVSTTSPSSFSTCTVSITTITSTTTTSNGHHVSSAASSTANHDSNGSKKPKKSKKHKDKASKREGEREKDKDRKRDREHHREDQCDKEAQPRKKHRNEAEQSDIPPNVSHESEREAGKDKLVNSTELPVPTKPDYIVKYTAVISMDQRQHYKDDFNAEYDEYRILHARVESVTRRFTKLDAQCKRLAPGTKEYQEVHEQVLQEYKKIKQHSPNYYAEKQRCEYLHNKLAHIKRLIADFDQRRAQSWL from the exons CGCATTCAAATCCCAACGACAGACACTTCCAATGGCTTTCATAACTTCGAATTTTATCTGTCCAACTTTGGCAAAGACAATCCTCAAGGAAGCTTTGAATGTATCCACCAGTACATATCTAG CTCTGGGGTCCCCCATCTTTCCTCCCTGGGAACGATTCAAGACAAAATCACAGTATGTGCCACCAATGACTCCTACCAGGTGACCAAAGAGCGTGTGACCAAAGCAGAGGACGATAAAAGCAAAAACAGCACCAAATTCATCAGACCCGGAGGACCGTTCAGAG ACAAAAAAGTCCAGCACCGAAAACCGGCCCCCTCAGCCCCTGACCCTGTTCCAGAGAGGAAACAGACCACCCCCCTTAACCCAGCCAACACCATCCGCAAGTGCCTTACCAACAACCCCGTATCGCAACGGCCATACCGGGACCGCGTTATTCACCTTTTGGCCCTGCGCTCTTACAAGAAACTAGAGCTGCTCGGCAGACTGCAAAGAGACGGCGTCAGCCAGAAAGACCGCAACTCTTTGGGCTCTACACTACATCAG GTGGCCAATCTAAACCCAAAGGATAACTCGTATTCGTTGAAGGACTTTATTTTCCGTGAGGTCCAGAGGGACTGGCCGGGCTACACCGAGGATGAGAGGGTTCAGGTTGACAGGATCCTGGCACG TAAACTGGGTTTGAATTCAGAGCCTGCATCTTCCAGCAGTCCAACCAAAGAGCCAACGTCCCCACTG AAACGCCAACCTGAGGCTGACTTCATTGACCCTCTGATTTCTAGGAAGCCCCGAATCTCCCATCTCAGTAACCGAGGACCCCCCTCCTCTTCAGGTCGTCAATCTTCAGAGACTGAGGACAAAAAACCTGCACCCACAGCTTCCTGTCCAGGACCCTCTTTTCACCCTACCCCTGTCACAGGCTCCAGTTCAAACTCCCCCAGTACACCGGAGGGTGGGGGGTCTCAGGACCTGCCCCTGGACCAGAGTTCTATATGCGGGAACTCCTCAGAGAGCTATGCCCCCCGCAGCCACATACCCAGCCCACCCAGCCAGCCAGTTTCCACAACGTCCCCCTCGTCCTTCTCCACCTGTACCGTCTCGATAACCACCATTACCTCCACCACTACCACCAGCAACGGCCACCATGTTTCTTCTGCCGCATCTTCTACAGCCAACCATGACAGCAATGGCAGCAAAAAGCCCAAGAAGTCCAAGAAGCACAAAGATAAAGCAAGCAAGCGAGAAGGAGAGCGAGAGAAGGATAAGGACCGAAAGAGGGATAGAGAACATCACAGGGAGGATCAGTGTGATAAGGAAGCACAGCCCAGGAAGAAACACCGGAATGAGGCAGAACAAAGTGACATTCCCCCCAACGTCAGCCACGAATCAGAGAGAGAAG CTGGCAAAGACAAGCTTGTCAACAGCACTGAACTTCCAGTCCCAACAAAGCCTGATTACATAGT TAAGTACACCGCAGTGATATCTATGGATCAGAGGCAGCACTATAAGGATGACTTCAACGCAGAATATGATGAGTATCGTATCCTTCATGCCCGTGTTGAGAGTGTTACTCGTCGTTTTACAAAATTGGACGCCCAGTGTAAACGCCTTGCACCAGGAACTAAAGAGTACCAG GAAGTACATGAACAGGTGCtgcaagaatataaaaaaattaaacaa CACAGCCCAAACTATTATGCAGAAAAACAGCGCTGTGAGTACCTGCACAACAAACTGGCCCACATCAAACGCCTCATCGCTGACTTTGACCAACGGAGGGCACAGTCCTGGCTGTAG